Within the Sarcophilus harrisii chromosome 2, mSarHar1.11, whole genome shotgun sequence genome, the region gaggaaagaaaatattaacaaaatagaggatgaaattaatttctttgctaCTGATGATGATTCTAGGACCGGGGCACTGAGGAGCCTCCTGCTAGGCCTAACAATTTCTTACATTAGACCTCTCTCAAGCCTGAAGCACACAGACGAGGGTTAGTGTTTATGCTTGCATTCAAACATGCCTCTACTGGCTCTCACAAAGATTGATTCTTCCCACTATTTCTAGACAATATGACAAGGCCGAAAAACACTTCACTTCAGCCATTGAGTACAACCCAGAGAGGGCAAACTTATACCTCCTCCGAGCAAGGAGCCGTCTGATGCTGCAGGATATCTTTGGGGCTCGCCAGGATGTTGTCACCATGCTGCTCCTCAACCCCAAACATCCTCAGGTGGGCTGTACACACCTGCCTGCCTCCAACCTGGCCTAATTCAGTGGCATTCAACCACTTAAAGCACTTAATCTGTGCAAGGCACTGTAGTtggtactgggaatacaaaggtttttaaaaaaattatataaatcctATCCTTAAGGTGCTTACACATGACCATAGTAAATGTAAATGAGTATGAGTgatcaggaaaggaaaagatgtaggaaaatgttttatgaaaGTTTGAAGGGGGAAAACATTTTATTCCTTCATAGCAATTGTGATTAGTGGAGGAGAACAAAGGTGGAGATTAGCTGCTAGAACAATGTGCATTTCCTATAGattttaaatgttagctataactGTTCTAGTAACACTTGATGAAAAAGGATTGTTCTTTCAAGTTCACAAATTGTGCAGGAAGAGTCTGATTTCCTTAGGCCAAACTTGGGAGAACCCAAATCTGAATCTCTCAGTTcacccttcccctcttcctcataGCTGGTTCCTATGATGGCAAACCTCTTCCCTGGGCAGTCTACAGAGTCCGTGCTGAACAGCAAGACGATGGTGATGGCCAAAACTGTCCTGGAACGGGCGATGCAGAACCAGTTCCAGAGGGCCCAGGATGTCCTGGGGTTAGCTTCAATCCTGGGGAGTTACCCAAAGGGCAAGGCTAGAGCGGAAGGAGATGGTGTAAAAGTGGAGGAGGGCAGGAATTAGGTTTCCTGGGGGAGAAAATGGGGTCTTGAGCTCACAATTAGACATTTTGGGGACATCTATAAACTGAATAGCAGGGCAATCCCAACATCGTCCATGTTTATCTAGGTAAAATCTGGTCCAAATACATGCCCAGGCTAATCTTGAGTGGGCAAGAGGTGGCCAGTAAATTCTGTGAATGtcaccttttccttccttcagaCTCCTGATCCAGAGTCCTTCCAAGGAGGAAGCTACGGGGCCGTGTCCTAACACTGAAGAAGCAGAGCTCCAGGAGGATGTTTCTAGGACTTCCATAGCAAAGACTCAGGTAGAGGTGGAAGATTTTGCTCTCTGGGACCTCACACCTTACAGATTTCAGGCCTTGGAAGAGAGGATGACCTTTGTTTCCCAGCTCCATCATTCATCTAGGATTGGGTTGGTAAGGGTGTTGATAACACTCCACTAACATCCCACTCTCTTACCTAGTCATGGTGTGGAAGTGACAATGGGCTCTCTGAGGCTGACTCTAGCAGGATCTGCCAAGCTGGAAAGATTTCAGTAGAGGCCCAGCAGCAGCCTGTCTGCCTGTCATCCAAGGACTGGTCTAGTTACATTTCTAACAGCTCAACTACCAGCTAATATATAGGGCATTTTCAAAATCACTGCATCTATAAGTCACAGTGGATTGTCAAGTCACAATTTTATGCCGTTAGTTTAAACTCCACCTGCTTGGGGAGACATTAAGCACACACGGTTGCAGAACTGGAGATCTTGACAAGACACATTGAGAGGAGGGTGACCAGAATAGGGAAGGcctaaaaacagacaaaaatccACCATCTGGGATTGATGGAAAAAGAGAGGACTTGGCTGGGGATGTAGTGGGGAGACCTTCAAATATCTGAGGGTTGTCACATGGGAGTATGAGAAGCTAAGGAAGAACTTTCAAACCACAGATGCTAACAGTGGGGAATGAGGGCCTGCTGTGTGGCAGAGGCTGGATTCCTCCCTGCCTTGGGGAAGAGGGTTGTGGGACTAGCTGGTCTTCCAGCTAAGACTCTGTGGTTTCTTAAGGATGAAAATTTGATGGAGGACAGCCTAAAGCAAGCAGTGAGTCAACAAGTGAGTCAAGTGAGCCAAGAAGTGCGCCAAGAAGTGCATCAAGAAGGGAGCCAAGAAGGGAGCCAAGAAGTGAGCCAAGAAGTGCGCCAAGAAGTACGTCAAGAAGGGAGCCAAGAAGTGAGCCAAGAAGTGAGCCAAGAAGTGCGTCAAGAAGGGAGCCAAGAAGTGAGTCAAAAAGTGAACCAAAAAGTGAGTCAAGAAGTGAGCCAAAAAATGAGTCAAGAAGTGAGTCAAGAGGAGGAATCTGGAAGCTCCCCAATGGACCAAGCTTCTCTAGGTAAGCCCTGAACTGAAGTCTTCCTCACTAGGAGGGGGACAATGTGCTCTGGCTGCCCCTGCAGCCTTTACAAATTCCAGATGAGTCACTAGCTCTTTCCAGACCTGTTTCCCTATTTGTAACAACTGCACTTATGTGCATGGATAGCTCTGAAAGGTGGATGGAGCCCTTCCATCACCACGGGCCTTTCTGCCTGTAACCAGGCTTGTACTTGACCCACCAAAGCATGTGGTCAGTGGACTCTTGGCACAATCTCGAGTCCCCAGGGACACTCCCAGACCATAGTGGGGCAAGAAATGGAGATTAGTAGAACCTGATTGGCTCTATGCATGGCGCACTGCAGGTGGTGAGGCTTTTTGACACGTGCTGCCTCATTTGTCCTCACAATCATTTTGTGGGAGGCCAGGAAGAGGTTCTTACCCCATTCTACAGATTAAGAAATTTAGGTCCAGAGAAGGAAGATAATCCCAGGTCCAGGGGAACCAGGCTCCCTGGgcccccatttcctcatctagaaaatgtgACCATAGGACTAAATGGTGTCCAAGAGCTCTTCCAACTCAATCTACATCCCTCTAAGGTAAGTGTTACCAACGTCCTTTGCCTGACCTTGGTGGAAACATCCTCAGAGTAGTGAAGGGCTGGTCAAGTTTCAGAAGGAGAATTAGAACCCAGCAagcctcctgactccaaagccagagaGCGCTCTGTGGGAGGCTGGCCTGGGGCACTATCCAGATTTTGAGCTGGCAGCAGGGACTCTCCTGGGTCTTCCTCCGAGCCCTCCTCCTCAACTTATGGTGGGAATTCCTGGAAGTCATCTTTTCAGTCAAGCAGGGAAAATCAGGTTTGAATGAGCCTTAGCACCAAACAGAATCCTCTCCCTCTCAGGGACTTAGTGGACCACCAAGAAGATGCAGGCCTCTTTCACTTGAATGTACTTTAATGTCTTCCTAGGGCAGACATCTTCCTTGGAGGCCAAGATTGATGACCCAGACCAAAGTGAAAGCAAAACCACAGTGGGTTTTTCCTGAACTAGTAGGTGACAGCCCTGGCTTTTCTCTTCCCCAACCCTAACGGGAGGCTCCATCCATATCCACCTTTGCAGTTTGGAAGGAAAGGGTCTATCTATGAGATAGACCTCTTGACACTGAATGAAATCCATCCCTCTGCTCCTTTTGCCCTGAGCCGGCCTCCACCTGCCCTGGGTTTCCAGCCCATCTCCATACCCCATCAGTCCTTGGCCCTTAACCTCCTTTCTCAATAGAGCCAAGGTTTCTTTAGAACAAAAATGCCTACACATGGCTTTCTTTGGTcccttaaataaatttattttgtatcttcccctcttaattttttgtaattttgtaattttttaaattttcattttgtaattttgtaattaaaatcatttaaagcaGGCCCTGTTAAAGAGCAGTTTGCTGGACTGAGGCAGCCCTAGAATCTTTGTGCTTGCTGGGATGAGAAGCTAGGAAGACTGGAAGGGGAAAAGGTGGAAAGGGGTTTGAGTGTAGGTGGGGGAAGTTGATCTCTTCAGGAGACTGGAGAGGAAAAGGTGAGCCTCAAAAAGGGGGATACTGGGAATACTGCAAAGCCTCTAGTCAGGGCTGGGGAAGATGACTGACAGATGTGATCCCTGAGTCACTGTCACAGCATCAATTTAAATAAGGCTCAGAATTAGGTTGGGGAAAAGGGAATTGGACTTGGCTCAGATGAAGTTGTGTTTTGGCTAGGAGCTTTGGGCCCAGGGTGGGGGAGGGCAGAAAGGCAATGGAGACCAGAATCCAAATCTTCACCCACCTCTGCCACTAACAGTGGGGAAAGTACTCCATGTGGCAGAACTCAGAACTGTCCACCTCCCTTAGTCCTCTGCTCCTTGGGCTACCAGGCCAGCCCTGTTTACACTTTCCAGAAGCCCTAGGGCAAAGGTCATTCTGCCAGCAGCAAGTCTAGACCAAAACTCCTGGGCAGACTCCCCTGATGATACGAAGAGTAGGTCAGGGGGTGGGTCAGTGGGAAAGGAGTTGCCCCTGCTCACTCATAGGAAGAGGGTGATTCGAGAAGCAACAGTCTTGCAGCCATTGGAAGAAAAAAGCTGTTCCTCTTCAGGGAAGAAGGCAGTTCCGTCCACCACAGCCTGGGCCACCTCCTCTTCCTGCTGCTGGGCCAGGCCCAGCTGGGCTAGTTCATTGGTCACACAGTGCCGGACGTGGTGGCGCTGGAGGGGCAGGAAGGGGACCAGCAAGTCCAAGAGCTGGTCTTCTACAATTCCTGACTGCCAGAAaccatctggggggagggagaagtggAGAGAGGCTGGATCAGGGCACCAGCTGAGAAGCCAGGCAGAGGTAGGGActgaactgtggggactgaacaAGGGGATCCCAGGCTTTGAGTTTAAAGTTAATGGAGAGAAATGGTTTTCAGGCCTGGGTGGTCCATCCTACAACCCTTCAAGGAAATAGAGGGGAGAGGGGACAGGGAAGATCTGAGGCCCAAGTGCCTGGAATTTTTCCAGTTCCAAGCTCTGACTCCCATTATGGATGGGAACTCAGGGAACTGGGGTGAATAGATAGATGGGCAAAAGACTCACGATGGGGGTTGTCTGTGATGGCCTTAGAGATGGCAGGTTCTAGATCCCGAAGCTGGAGCTCCTCTCGGTCTCTGCGGGCACGCCAGGCATCCAGTGCCACCTGATTGATTTGTTCTCCACCAGCATTGCTGAAATCCAAAACCAAAGCAAGGAAGGCAGGTGGTCACAGATCAGACAGGTAGGAGGAGGGAGGTCTGGCTCTCATCTACCTGAGCATGGACACAAGCTAGGACTAGGAGGCAGGATATGTGGGTCTGAAATCTAGCTCTGCCCCAGATACACTGAAAATTAAGAGGAAGCATCTTGTCACTTAAGGCTTCTCTTTAGCCTTAAATGTAATAATCATCAGATGTCTCAGTCCTTTAGAGTAGACCAAGCACATGTTCACCCCTAGTCTCACTGGATCCTCATAATCACCTTACAGGGCAAGGAGAGGGGACTGTGATTGCCATTTATGGGTGAGGAGGTCATAGGAAATGGCCAGTCACACATCAATTTCAAAGCAGGCCTAGGACCAGACTCCAGGTGGTCGGTGCTGCCTTCTATAAAAGGGAATTCTTAACCTGCTCCCTCATTTCCTAGTATCTGAGAATGAAACAGATTAGGCCAGTAGGGTTCTTGGAGATCTTCAAAGGATACTATCTATAACCAGGATTCAAAGATCCTGAGGACTTCCCTTTTTATAAGGCTCATGTAATTGGTTCTGGCTAGTTCAGATTGGTGGGATGACCAGCACTGATACCTGGGAGAACAGAACTCAACCCTTCCAGCCCCAGCCCAAGAAAGTCCTTTCCCCCTACCTGAGGAAGATGAAGATGGCTTTTCGGTAGTTGGTACCATAGACCACCCAGGAAGGTCCCAGGAAAGGACGGAGTACCCCTAACAGTCCTGGGTGCATCTTGTCTACCTcatcaaagaggaaaagggaacgACCACAAGCTGTGAGGTTCCCCAAGATCCACTGCTTCAGGTCACTCTGTTAAGGGAAACATGAGGGGGCAAAGCAACATAGCATGGGAATCCAGgacaaaaaaaggtcaaaaactggggggggggggggggggggggggggggggggggggcaggagagTGAGAAAAAGCCAGAAAGTAATGACCCTTCAGTCCATCCAATATGAGACAAACATGCCCCAACCCCAAAGGATGGAAGCTCCCCAGAGCAGGAACCAACTTGCATCCAAGGAAGAGCTGCCTTCACTTGGACATGCCCTTTTCAATGATTTCCCACAGTTGGTAGTGCATTTCTATCGACTCACACTTTTCTACCAATATACTACAACCTCTTACCAATTTAATAGTGATTTTTACTTCTCAAAGCTTTTTCATGTACATTCTTTCACTTGACTctaattctctccattttatagatggtgaAACTGAGGTAGATGTGCAGAGACTTGTTCAGAGAGCCACTTGACCACGTGAACAAGACAGCTGGCCAGGGGTAGCAGTGCAGGTTGTGCTTAGGAGCAAAACCTAAAGCCCAGATTTTGTCCTTGAACTCATGGACACTGTGTTCTGAAGCAATAGGCCACAGATGAGATCACAGCTTTAGAGCAAGAAGGGAGTTCATAGGTCACATGAGATCATAGCTTTAGGGCAAGAAGGGAGTCCATAGGTCCAATCCCAGTCTCTATAAGGATGTAGTCCAGGAAAGATGAGTTGCCCCAGTCACAAAGGGAGTAAATAGCAGGCCTGGGATTCAAATgaaatcctctgactccagagtctttttttcccccattatataTTACGCTACAGTTGCACTCAACACCAAGCCCCTGGGACTGTTTAATAGTATTCAAAAATGCCAGTCAAATATACAGCATGTCACCCTGGTTCAAATTAGGCCAatttggaggcagagagggaggcaCAGCTTCTACCTGCTCTTAATAAACTCCCAACTTGGTCTGTGGCCAGCCGATTTCCCATTCTGTGCTTTGGGCCCCAGCATCTAGCCGGCTTACCTGATATCGCTCTATCTGGTCTGCGTGGGGAAAGTGGATGACAGGAGAAAAGTGATGCACGTGGGGACTGGCCATCCCATCTTGGAACAGGTACTGGACCAGCATGGAGCTGACATAGGATTTGCCTGTGCCAGTCCAGCCGTGGAAGGACATCACTAAGGGTTTGGCTGGTGCAGGATTCTCCACAAAAGCCTTCAGCCCCTTCATTACCAGTTGTCTTACCAGATGCTGCCCAGCCAAGTGCTGGGCTAAATCACACTCTAGGcctggagaagaggaagaagaggatccAGGCAGGCTGGCAAGGGAACACTTGGTCCCCATGGGAAAATCTGGTTAAGGGGAGGAAGGGTCTCAATCCCCGAAAGGGGATCTAAAGACCTAGTTCCTCCATCCCCACTGGGACCCCACTGGTCACTCTGGCTCCTCCATCTACCTAAAAACAAAGCCCATGGATAATACACCTCAGCCTGCCCAGACTTTGGTCAATTAACACCAAATCTCTTCCCccaaatctttttcatatgaactattCTAAGTCAAATATCCCAATTTGTACTTTATAACTTACTTTTTGGAATCAAGCAtaagatttaaataaaacatttttaattaatcCACATTCCTTTTAGATCTTGATTCTGTCATCCAACAATTAGCTATCCTCTCCCATTCATGTAATGCACAAATTAACTACATTTGAGTAGATGATAAGCAATGTTGAAGAAAAGTCTTGCATAGGTTATTAGATACTAGCTTGTATCAATTAACCAGTTGGCTggcatattttctctttaaggcGTAGGCCTTATACTCCATGTTTATTACCACCTTTATGGTACTGCCATTCAAACACACAAAGATCCTCTTCCTTCAGCTTCCTGCCAGAAATTCACAGATCAACTTCCTCCTTCTCAACACCCAGAGAAGGGGCCTCTCATCCCCCTAATTTCTGTGACTCAATCCCAGTTCCCAATAACCCTAAATGTGAAGGAATTACATTTATGATGTGCttcaaaatttgcaaagcacttgacacttcatctttgaccagcctcctggtggccctcctgcctcatcacttctccccctaaagaccaagacccatccagagatcctccagaaagctagtcaggACATTAcagttggggggagggaaggcagctgaaacataaatatatacagactAACCTGAGGAGGAAGAGTGTTCTAACAACTACAGGAATTTGGAAAGACATGAGATGGCACAGCGGCTTAAccatgaaagaagggagggattctAGGCTCCCAGGATAATAGATTGGAGAGAGGAAATGCATCCCTTTGTAATTTAAAGCACATGAGGGAACCAGTAGCACGCAATAAATCCGGAAAGGTGAACAGGAGCCAGGTGGGCCTTAAGTGCTAGCCTGGGGTCCGCACTTTTCCCAGCACAAGAGGGAGTTCCTGGAACTTCCCGAATGGGGGAGTAACAGGCTCGCCTTGTACTTCACAAAGATCCCTCTGGCAGCTGGACGGAGAGGATGCTTACAAGCTGGGAGTCCAATTAGGAACCCGTGGGATAGCCTAGGCCAGAGGTGAAGGAGGCCGGACTTAAAGACGGAGCGACCGCGTGAATGGAAGGGGACGGATGCAAGAGATGTGGTGGAAGCAAAATCAACAAGGACCATTCACTGCCGGTTATGGGGGAGGAGCCGCCTCTGGCCTTCCCCAGCCTGGGCATTTAGAATGAGAAGGGACCCCGCAGGGCATCTATTCCAATGGCCCCGGCGgcccagagaggggaagagatTCGCCCTAATGGCCCGGGGCATCCTTAGCCGAAATCAGAACTCGAGCCCGCCGCCGGGGACTCCAAATCTCGCTCCAAGTGTAGCCTACGGCTTCCCTGGCCCTGGTCCCAGGTCCAATCTACCAACTCTTGCCCCTGGCTGATGCTCTTTCCCTGAGCCGGGGCCCAGCTCCAAGCCCCCGAGCCCCGCGAGCCTGGCCGCAGCCCGGTCTCAGCAGCCCCGGGTCCTGAAGCCCCCAGCCTCCCGGGCCCGCAGCCCCGGCCCCCGGCCCCGCAGCTCCGCCCCGCGCTTACCCCGGAGGTCGGGTCGGAAGTCGCACTCGCACAAGGCGCGGAAACCGCAGCTCAGGGAGCTTAGGTCCCAAGCGGCGGCCGCGGCAGACACCAGCCTCAGCAGTCCCAGGCACCAGAACACCCGGCCCCAAGCCGGGTCGGCTCCTGCAGCCATGCCGGACCGGCAGCAGCTCGAGCCAGGACAGCACCAACGATCCAAACCTCCCCGCCCCGTCGCTCTGATCGCGGACTACAACCCCCAGCGTGCACCGCGGGGAGGGCGGGGCTGCTCGCTCGCCGGGGTTCAAGCTCAGGCCCACCCCCTGCAACCTTTTCCCTAGGAGTGGGACAGAAACCAGGGTGCCCCTGTGGGGGAGAGTCCTAGGGCGAGTCTGGGGATCAGGCATCGTCTGAGGGTCACGTGAGGAAGAAGAACCGGACGGGTTCTTCTAAGCGTCTGGGACGTCGCGGCCCGCAGGCAGAGCCGAGAAAGGGCCGCCAGGGAGCGCTGTTTCACTACCCGATCTGCCCGAACTCCCGGGGAGCGCGCGGAGGGGGAGTTCACTACCCGGGCTGCCCGAACGCCCGGGGAGCGcgcggagggggaggggggggggtcgggggggggggggggggggggcggtgagACGGCTCTCCGGCAAAGGGCCGTCCTGGAGG harbors:
- the TOR2A gene encoding prosalusin, which codes for MAAGADPAWGRVFWCLGLLRLVSAAAAAWDLSSLSCGFRALCECDFRPDLRGLECDLAQHLAGQHLVRQLVMKGLKAFVENPAPAKPLVMSFHGWTGTGKSYVSSMLVQYLFQDGMASPHVHHFSPVIHFPHADQIERYQSDLKQWILGNLTACGRSLFLFDEVDKMHPGLLGVLRPFLGPSWVVYGTNYRKAIFIFLSNAGGEQINQVALDAWRARRDREELQLRDLEPAISKAITDNPHHGFWQSGIVEDQLLDLLVPFLPLQRHHVRHCVTNELAQLGLAQQQEEEVAQAVVDGTAFFPEEEQLFSSNGCKTVASRITLFL